A genomic segment from Castor canadensis chromosome 1, mCasCan1.hap1v2, whole genome shotgun sequence encodes:
- the Cnr1 gene encoding cannabinoid receptor 1, whose translation MKSILDGLADTTFRTITTDLLYVGSNDIQYEDIKGDMASKLGYFPQKFPLTSFRGSPFQEKMTAGDTPQMVPADTGNITEFYNKSLSSYKENDENIQCGENFMDMECFMILNPSQQLAIAVLSLTLGTFTVLENLLVLCVILHSRSLRCRPSYHFIGSLAVADLLGSVIFVYSFVDFHVFHRKDSPNVFLFKLGGVTASFTASVGSLFLTAIDRYISIHRPLAYKRIVTRPKAVVAFCLMWTIAIVIAVLPLLGWNCKKLQSVCSDIFPLIDETYLMFWIGVTSVLLLFIVYAYMYILWKAHSHAVRMIQRGTQKSIIIHTSEDGKVQVTRPDQARMDIRLAKTLVLILVVLIICWGPLLAIMVYDVFGKMNKLIKTVFAFCSMLCLLNSTVNPIIYALRSKDLRHAFRSMFPSCEGTAQPLDNSMGDSDCLHKHANNTASVHRAAESCIKSTVKIAKVTMSVSTDTSAEAL comes from the coding sequence ATGAAGTCGATCCTAGATGGCCTTGCAGATACCACCTTCCGCACGATCACCACAGACCTCCTCTACGTGGGTTCGAATGACATCCAGTACGAAGACATCAAAGGCGACATGGCATCCAAATTAGGGTACTTCCCACAGAAATTTCCTCTGACATCCTTCAGGGGCAGTCCCTTCCAAGAAAAGATGACTGCAGGAGACACTCCCCAGATGGTCCCAGCAGACACAGGGAACATTACAGAATTCTACAACAAGTCTCTGTCATCCTACAAGGAAAATGATGAGAACATCCAGTGCGGGGAGAACTTCATGGACATGGAGTGTTTCATGATTCTGAATCCTAGCCAGCAGCTGGCCATTGCCGTGCTGTCCCTCACACTGGGGACCTTCACGGTTCTGGAGAACCTGCTGGTGCTGTGTGTCATCCTTCACTCCCGCAGCCTGCGCTGCAGGCCTTCCTACCACTTCATCGGCAGCCTGGCGGTGGCAGACCTGCTGGGCAGTGTCATTTTTGTCTACAGCTTCGTTGACTTCCATGTGTTCCACCGCAAAGACAGTCCCAATGTGTTTCTGTTCAAATTGGGTGGGGTCACGGCCTCTTTCACCGCCTCTGTAGGCAGCCTGTTCCTCACAGCCATCGACAGATACATATCTATTCACAGGCCCCTGGCCTATAAGAGGATCGTCACCAGGCCCAAGGCCGTGGTGGCCTTTTGCCTGATGTGGACCATAGCGATTGTAATCGCTGTGCTCCCTCTCCTAGGCTGGAACTGCAAGAAGCTTCAGTCTGTTTGCTCGGACATTTTCCCACTCATTGACGAAACCTACCTGATGTTCTGGATTGGGGTCACCAGCGTGCTGCTGCTATTCATCGTGTACGCGTACATGTACATCCTCTGGAAGGCCCACAGCCACGCAGTCCGCATGATTCAGCGTGGAACGCAGAAAAGCATCATCATCCACACATCAGAGGATGGCAAGGTACAGGTGACCCGGCCAGATCAAGCCCGCATGGACATTAGGCTGGCCAAGACCCTGGTCCTGATCCTGGTGGTTTTGATCATCTGCTGGGGCCCTCTGCTTGCGATCATGGTGTACGATGTCTTTGGGAAGATGAACAAGCTCATTAAGACGGTGTTCGCCTTCTGCAGTATGCTCTGCCTGCTGAACTCCACCGTGAACCCCATCATCTATGCTCTGCGGAGCAAGGACCTGAGGCATGCCTTCCGGAGCATGTTCCCCTCGTGTGAAGGCACCGCGCAGCCTTTGGATAACAGCATGGGGGACTCGGACTGCCTGCACAAGCATGCCAACAACACGGCCAGTGTTCACAGGGCTGCGGAAAGCTGTATCAAGAGCACGGTCAAGATCGCCAAGGTGACCATGTCTGTGTCCACAGACACGTCTGCCGAGGCTCTGTGA